AGGCAAGACGAAAGAGGGAAGAACAACCTGAAACCGAATAAATGCTTCTGAAATCGATTAAACTGAAACCGACAAAAAGGAAGCCGCTGAATATGCGCGGCTTCCTTTATATTTAGTACTGATTTGATCAGACTTCCGACGGAATTGAAGCGTCCTCTTTATCTTCAACAACAACGATTCTTGTACCGTCAGCTGCAATGACGGTAACAGGCGTCTCTTCATTTAACCACTGATTATCAGTCGTTGCACTGTACATACGACCCTCTACCTCAACGGTACCTGTAGGACGAAACGGTGTTTTCGTCAGTCCCTTTTTTCCAATTAAATCACGGTACGAGTCGTTCATGGAATTATAACCTTTATCACTGGTTAATTTGTCTTCAAATAAGATCTTATTCCACATCTGTCTTTTCTTGAAAACCTTCGTAAACAGATATGAAGTCGGTGCCGCAAGAACGAGCGCCATTGCAACCAGCGTGCCATAGATCCAGCCAGGCGCAGGTATTGCGATCGCCGTTACCATAAAGGCAATACCGAAAATACCGACAGAACCGTCCGCTGTCACTTTACCATCAAAAATAATTAACGTCAGGCCAATCAGGTACAGGAGAACGATCCACAGACTCTCTGTTCCGGAAATATGAAACGAAAAGTACATAGCCATAAGCAGGATCCCCAAAACAGCGAACAATCCCCGCATTCTGACCATCAGCTCACCAAATATAAACAAGGTTGCAATGAATACAACGATGAAACCGACCGTCGCAAATTCAAGCATCTCCATCAGTCTTCACCTCTCAGTTTCGATTCTGTCCAGTTTAATTGTAACAGTTATTTGTCTTATGTACATCTACGAAGAACCCGTTAAAAAGGTTTCATGCCTTTAAATCGTCACTCTTCTATGCTGACAAAAACAAGTCTCCATCAGTTTTGCCGGATCAATAACTGACCCCGATATCCATCCGGATACCGGGGTCAGTTACACATTTTCATTAACGGTTCAGAATTGCCCCTGATGAAAACCAGCCTGAAACCGTATCAAGTAAATCATTAAAGAAATTGATGATGGCTCTGATGATGCCCTGCCCCTGTTCGGATCCGATGAAATCACTGATATTTTCCCGGACCGAATCAATTTGCGAACGCACCTGATCCCAGTCGATATTCATTTCCCTCATCCGGTCAAACAAAGAGACAAGTCCCTCAAGGTCTTCATCCGATAAAGAAATACCGAGCTCATCAGCTAATCTTCGAATTAAATCCCTCAGGTCATCCGTCGTTTCAATATCTTCCTCAGCAAGAGCCTCTTTAATCCTGGCCATAAGCTCGGTGGCTTCTTCATTGCCATGCTCCTCGCCGAGCTGAGCTGTTTTGACCAGCTCCTCATTTGCAATTTGCTTCTGATCCTCCGGAATCACGCCATCCATTGTCGACTCATATGCTTTAATCAGTCCTGTCAGAGCACCGGTTCCGGAAACCTCAAAAGGTGCGGTTACATAAATATCTGCATCCTTAACACCGGCAGTGATTAATGCATTTGCGTACATGCCTTCAGATACCCAGTT
This genomic window from [Bacillus] selenitireducens MLS10 contains:
- a CDS encoding DUF1002 domain-containing protein, with product MIKKKIAVMMIAVLSLLLLFPLATMADAAPGDVIVTLGEDLSPQQREELLNEMEVSEEDENVTIITVSNEEEHQYLGNYISASVIGSNALSSSKITILESGSGIDVTTNNINWVSEGMYANALITAGVKDADIYVTAPFEVSGTGALTGLIKAYESTMDGVIPEDQKQIANEELVKTAQLGEEHGNEEATELMARIKEALAEEDIETTDDLRDLIRRLADELGISLSDEDLEGLVSLFDRMREMNIDWDQVRSQIDSVRENISDFIGSEQGQGIIRAIINFFNDLLDTVSGWFSSGAILNR
- a CDS encoding NfeD family protein — encoded protein: MEMLEFATVGFIVVFIATLFIFGELMVRMRGLFAVLGILLMAMYFSFHISGTESLWIVLLYLIGLTLIIFDGKVTADGSVGIFGIAFMVTAIAIPAPGWIYGTLVAMALVLAAPTSYLFTKVFKKRQMWNKILFEDKLTSDKGYNSMNDSYRDLIGKKGLTKTPFRPTGTVEVEGRMYSATTDNQWLNEETPVTVIAADGTRIVVVEDKEDASIPSEV